A stretch of Manis javanica isolate MJ-LG chromosome 1, MJ_LKY, whole genome shotgun sequence DNA encodes these proteins:
- the MOCS2 gene encoding molybdopterin synthase catalytic subunit isoform X2, with amino-acid sequence MNEVEEKSIDIIKFTADKLSVNEVSQLVISPLCGAISLFVGTTRNNFEGKKVISLEYEAYLPMAENEVRKICSDIRQKWPVKHIAVFHRLGLVPVSEASIIIAISSAHRTASLEAVSYAIETLKAKVPIWKKEMYEESSSSWKRNKECFWATDD; translated from the exons ATGAATGAAGTTGAAGAGAAATCTATAGATATAATAAAATTCACTGCTGACAAACTCTCAGTCAATGAAGTCTCACAGTTGGTGATTTCTCCACTCTGTGGTGCAATATCCCTATTTGTAG ggactACAAGAAATAACTTTGAAGGGAAAAAAGTCATAAGCTTAGAATATGAAGCATATCTACCAATGGCAGAAAATGAAGTCAGAAAAATTTGTAGTGACATTAGGCAGAAATGGCCAGTCAAACACATAGCAGTGTTCCACAGACTTGG CTTAGTTCCAGTGTCAGAAGCAAGCATTATCATTGCTATATCCTCAGCTCACAGGACTGCATCCCTTGAAGCTGTGAGCTATGCCATTGAGACTTTAAAAGCCAAGGTACCCATATGGAAAAAG GAAATGTATGAAGAATCATCATCATcctggaaaagaaacaaagaatgctTTTGGGCAACTGATGATTAA